The following proteins are encoded in a genomic region of Nonomuraea muscovyensis:
- a CDS encoding sulfite oxidase, whose protein sequence is MKQVTAAIVKPLPDHLFIRHDGSAEMRWEAMAGLGYHTPIDRFFVRNHTSTPLIDAHTWRLRLHGPGVRCPAVYDYASLRAMPTRTIDAAIECTGNGRRFYETQQHDPTPGTPWGLGAIGVARWRGVPLAYLLRQAGIRPEAVDVVARGLDAPFEDHGHVRRPLPVAKALDDVLVAYEMNGRPLPPDHGFPARLVVPGWAGIASIKWLGDLDVTTSEAATPWNTVFYRDITVQPVKSAFELAWDSTLVAGRSYVLRGRSWSGRGHIVNVEVSFDGGVTWHQPEQRGRHLVGAWARWHVNWVPRRPGPHVLMARATDETGATQPLVTPRHPLGYDFDAVVRHPVQVVEW, encoded by the coding sequence ATGAAGCAGGTCACGGCGGCCATCGTCAAGCCGCTGCCGGATCACCTGTTCATCCGGCACGACGGCAGCGCGGAGATGCGCTGGGAGGCCATGGCCGGGCTCGGGTACCACACGCCGATCGACCGCTTCTTCGTACGCAACCACACCTCCACCCCGTTGATCGACGCCCACACCTGGCGGCTGCGCCTGCACGGACCGGGAGTGCGATGTCCGGCCGTGTACGACTACGCCAGCCTGCGGGCCATGCCGACACGGACGATCGACGCCGCGATCGAGTGCACCGGGAACGGCCGGCGCTTCTACGAGACGCAGCAGCACGACCCGACCCCCGGCACCCCGTGGGGGCTCGGCGCGATCGGGGTGGCGCGCTGGCGCGGGGTGCCCCTGGCGTATCTGCTGAGGCAGGCCGGCATCCGGCCGGAGGCCGTGGACGTGGTGGCCCGCGGGCTCGACGCGCCGTTCGAGGACCACGGTCACGTCCGCCGCCCGCTGCCCGTGGCCAAGGCCCTGGACGACGTTCTCGTCGCCTACGAGATGAACGGCCGGCCGCTGCCGCCCGACCACGGATTCCCGGCTCGCCTCGTGGTGCCGGGCTGGGCGGGAATAGCGTCGATCAAATGGCTCGGCGATCTCGACGTGACCACGTCCGAAGCCGCCACGCCGTGGAACACCGTCTTCTACCGCGATATCACCGTGCAGCCGGTGAAAAGCGCTTTCGAACTCGCCTGGGATTCCACTCTGGTCGCCGGGCGCTCGTACGTGCTGCGCGGCAGGTCATGGTCCGGACGCGGACATATCGTGAACGTGGAGGTCAGCTTCGACGGCGGGGTCACCTGGCACCAGCCGGAGCAGCGCGGACGACACCTGGTCGGGGCCTGGGCGCGCTGGCACGTCAACTGGGTGCCGCGGCGCCCGGGGCCGCACGTGCTCATGGCGCGGGCCACCGACGAGACCGGCGCCACGCAGCCGCTGGTCACGCCGCGCCATCCACTCGGCTACGACTTCGACGCGGTCGTCCGGCATCCCGTTCAGGTCGTCGAATGGTAG
- a CDS encoding wax ester/triacylglycerol synthase domain-containing protein gives MRQLTALDAQFLDVECATTAAHVAGLAILDPADGSVSREALADLLRERIHLSPALTHRLAPVPLGLDRPYWVAEPAPDIDDHLFETVLPAPGDRRQLTDEVARIHARHLDRTRPLWEMHLIRGLADGLVAVYTKVHHAAIDGVSGAETLAALLDLTPIPRHPAPPPTSSGHQRETPADTASAGLGELCSRMVGGRPAAERLTTGIAADRPAAGTDELVDAPAAGTGELVDAPAAGTDERGGGLPGWGGMLLGAVVRSATYPVRAAAAAVRAAGDLDAIPLACAIPGAGLIAKAARTVTRDPHRRPELPRLAAPRTPLNGPISGGRHLAIGSVPLKDVRKVARAHGVSVNDVVMTLCTTALRSWLAERDALPDEPLVVAVPVAVRKGAAGETVGNQISAMVAPLPTNVADPVERLRRMGATMRAAKRRFALAPAGWLGDLCSLLPAPVTTLATPAIFRLASVAFPPINLIISNVPGPQFPLYLCGGRVLSYYPLSVLTDLTGGVNITCFSYDGMLDFGVVACPERMDDVWGLLGHLQRALDELPDEEDVGG, from the coding sequence ATGCGCCAGCTGACCGCGCTCGACGCCCAGTTCCTCGATGTCGAGTGCGCGACGACGGCCGCTCACGTGGCGGGCCTCGCGATCCTCGACCCCGCGGACGGTTCCGTCAGCCGGGAGGCGCTGGCCGATCTGCTGCGGGAACGCATCCACCTGTCCCCCGCGCTGACCCACCGGCTGGCGCCGGTGCCGCTGGGCCTCGACCGTCCGTACTGGGTCGCCGAGCCGGCGCCCGACATCGACGACCACCTGTTCGAGACGGTCCTGCCGGCTCCGGGAGACCGGCGGCAACTCACCGATGAGGTGGCCCGCATCCACGCCCGCCACCTGGACCGGACGCGCCCCCTGTGGGAGATGCACCTCATCCGCGGGCTGGCCGACGGCCTGGTCGCCGTCTACACGAAGGTGCACCACGCGGCGATCGACGGCGTCTCGGGCGCCGAGACACTCGCCGCCCTCCTGGACCTCACCCCCATACCCCGCCACCCCGCTCCTCCGCCCACGAGCTCCGGCCACCAGCGGGAGACGCCCGCCGACACGGCTTCGGCCGGGCTGGGCGAACTGTGTTCCAGGATGGTCGGCGGGCGGCCGGCAGCTGAGCGGCTGACGACCGGCATCGCGGCGGACAGGCCGGCCGCAGGGACCGATGAGCTGGTCGATGCACCGGCCGCAGGGACCGGCGAGCTGGTCGATGCACCGGCCGCCGGGACCGATGAGAGGGGTGGGGGGCTTCCTGGGTGGGGCGGAATGTTGCTGGGGGCCGTCGTGCGGTCGGCGACGTACCCCGTGCGGGCCGCGGCGGCGGCCGTGCGCGCGGCCGGTGACCTGGACGCGATCCCGCTCGCCTGCGCGATCCCCGGTGCCGGGCTGATCGCGAAGGCGGCCAGGACGGTGACGCGGGATCCGCACCGGCGTCCCGAACTGCCCCGGCTGGCGGCTCCACGCACGCCGCTGAACGGGCCGATCAGCGGCGGGCGGCACCTGGCGATCGGCTCGGTGCCGCTGAAGGACGTCAGGAAGGTGGCGCGCGCCCACGGCGTGAGCGTCAACGACGTCGTCATGACGCTGTGCACCACGGCCCTGCGGTCGTGGCTGGCGGAGCGGGACGCGCTGCCGGACGAGCCGCTCGTGGTCGCCGTCCCGGTCGCGGTCCGCAAGGGCGCCGCCGGGGAGACGGTCGGCAACCAGATCTCCGCGATGGTCGCTCCGCTGCCCACGAACGTCGCCGACCCGGTCGAACGCCTGCGGCGGATGGGCGCGACGATGCGCGCCGCCAAGCGCCGCTTCGCGCTCGCCCCGGCCGGCTGGCTGGGCGATCTGTGCTCGCTGTTGCCCGCGCCGGTCACCACGCTCGCGACTCCGGCGATCTTCCGGCTGGCGTCGGTGGCGTTCCCGCCCATCAACCTGATCATCAGCAACGTCCCGGGACCGCAGTTCCCGCTGTACCTGTGCGGGGGCCGGGTCCTGTCGTACTACCCGCTGTCGGTGCTGACCGACCTGACCGGCGGCGTGAACATCACCTGCTTCTCCTACGACGGCATGCTCGACTTCGGCGTCGTGGCCTGCCCGGAGCGGATGGACGACGTGTGGGGCCTGCTCGGCCACCTCCAGCGGGCGCTCGACGAGCTGCCCGACGAGGAGGACGTGGGCGGCTAG
- a CDS encoding TetR/AcrR family transcriptional regulator: MGSGDARTRILDAAEELFAGGGYQATPTAVIARLARVPKGLVFHYFPRKIDVLVALVAERTLVEEGREVEAVPGDPAGTLSRLSRRLPLRASPAMRRILFREADTHGSVSERLGRLNGELIRRARFALELALPGTRGDAARLEVAAATFAAVLLYQENLCQLTGHQLDPDAVAELIAHSLA; the protein is encoded by the coding sequence GTGGGGAGCGGCGACGCGCGCACGCGCATCCTGGACGCGGCGGAGGAGCTGTTCGCCGGGGGCGGCTACCAGGCCACCCCGACCGCGGTCATCGCCAGGCTGGCCAGGGTGCCCAAGGGCCTGGTGTTCCACTACTTCCCGCGCAAGATCGACGTGCTGGTCGCCCTCGTCGCCGAGCGCACGCTGGTCGAGGAGGGGCGCGAGGTGGAGGCCGTGCCCGGCGACCCCGCCGGCACGCTGTCCCGGCTGTCCCGCCGGCTGCCGTTGCGCGCCTCACCGGCGATGCGGCGCATCCTGTTCCGCGAGGCCGACACGCACGGCTCGGTCAGCGAACGGCTCGGCCGCCTCAACGGCGAGCTGATCCGCCGGGCCAGGTTCGCGCTGGAGCTCGCGCTGCCGGGCACCCGCGGGGACGCCGCCCGGCTGGAGGTCGCTGCGGCCACGTTCGCCGCCGTCCTGCTCTACCAGGAGAACCTCTGCCAGCTCACCGGCCACCAGCTCGACCCCGACGCCGTCGCCGAGCTGATCGCCCACTCGCTCGCCTAG
- a CDS encoding polyprenyl synthetase family protein, whose amino-acid sequence MRRLLEPALRDAVASLHPWGGDMAAFSLGWTEADGTPAGERGGKALRPALAVLCAEAVGGAPEQAVPGALAVELVHAFSLVHDDIIDHDEQRRHRDSVWKAFGVGPAVLTGDALLALAISRLAETGNGPAMARLSAALVELVNGQTEDMAFEDRPWTGRAAVTLDEYCAMAARKTGALLGCAAAVGVTLGGGTAAQADQVYQVGLDLGVAFQIADDLLGIWGDPNVTGKPVHSDLRRGKKTLPVLAALAAGGPAAGDLTDLLVSGATGSTDDEPARRAARLVEQAGGRAFAVELADRRVATAMAALDACLPSATTLRALCLTLVNRTR is encoded by the coding sequence GTGCGGAGGCTGCTCGAGCCCGCTCTGCGTGACGCTGTCGCGAGCCTGCACCCGTGGGGTGGCGACATGGCGGCCTTCTCGCTCGGCTGGACCGAGGCCGACGGCACACCCGCCGGCGAGCGGGGTGGCAAGGCCCTGCGCCCCGCCCTGGCCGTGCTCTGCGCCGAGGCCGTGGGCGGCGCCCCCGAACAGGCCGTGCCCGGCGCGCTGGCCGTCGAGCTGGTGCACGCCTTCTCGCTGGTGCACGACGACATCATCGACCACGACGAGCAGCGCAGACACCGCGACTCGGTGTGGAAGGCGTTCGGCGTCGGCCCGGCGGTGCTCACCGGCGACGCCCTGCTGGCCCTGGCGATCAGTCGGCTCGCGGAAACCGGCAACGGACCCGCGATGGCCCGGCTGTCCGCGGCGCTGGTGGAGCTGGTGAACGGCCAGACGGAGGACATGGCGTTCGAGGACCGCCCGTGGACCGGCCGGGCCGCCGTCACCCTCGACGAATACTGCGCGATGGCCGCCCGCAAGACCGGCGCCCTGCTCGGCTGCGCCGCCGCCGTGGGCGTCACGCTCGGCGGCGGCACCGCCGCGCAGGCCGACCAGGTCTACCAGGTGGGGCTCGACCTGGGGGTGGCCTTCCAGATCGCCGACGACCTGCTCGGCATCTGGGGCGACCCGAACGTCACGGGCAAGCCCGTCCACAGCGACCTGCGCCGCGGCAAGAAGACCCTCCCGGTGCTGGCCGCCCTGGCCGCCGGGGGGCCGGCCGCGGGCGACCTGACCGACCTGCTCGTCTCCGGCGCCACCGGCTCCACCGACGACGAGCCGGCACGCCGGGCCGCCCGCCTCGTCGAGCAGGCGGGCGGCCGGGCGTTCGCGGTGGAGCTGGCGGACCGGCGGGTGGCGACGGCCATGGCCGCCCTCGACGCCTGCCTGCCGTCCGCCACGACCCTGCGCGCCCTCTGCCTCACCCTGGTGAACCGCACCCGCTGA
- a CDS encoding cytochrome P450, which translates to MTQPHVFPFYRALPRLVKDPVTELARMGTEAGGRVVRLDIGPFRPYLVSHPDHVQQVLKTEWSNFVREGMFWRPLRRVLGHSVFSEGDPWESSRKILKPLFTAKYTASLGESLADIIAESMDELDEHARTGRPVDGGYQMMTITNQAVVQVLFGGHISRDTAERLIPEFATCATSIHFRLLLPFAPYSVRVPGDRRFLAAVKKIDDIVLPIIERTGAEADTGAKEVVSALMRARVGQDGRADVGQIRDDLVNVYGAATETTAMSLTWLWAVLHENPEVNDRLHQEIDDVVGDGPVRPAHVPRLTFLRMVLQEVLRVHPPGWIIPRQAVADTEIGGVRIKAGSQVLVSPYTTHRLPEFWDRPHEFDPERWSPEREERRHPFAFLPFGGGPHVCLGRHLYYLEAPLVIANVLSRYRQVLTNPQRLTPVPGASVRPKEKLMLRLTPKRPAAGLA; encoded by the coding sequence GTGACACAGCCTCATGTCTTCCCGTTCTACCGCGCCCTGCCACGTCTCGTGAAGGACCCTGTCACCGAGCTGGCGAGGATGGGCACCGAAGCCGGCGGCCGGGTCGTCCGGCTCGACATCGGTCCTTTCCGCCCTTACCTGGTCTCCCATCCCGACCATGTCCAGCAGGTCCTGAAGACCGAATGGTCCAACTTCGTGCGGGAGGGCATGTTCTGGCGGCCGCTGCGGCGGGTGCTCGGCCACAGCGTCTTCAGCGAGGGCGACCCCTGGGAGTCGAGCAGGAAGATCCTCAAGCCGCTGTTCACGGCCAAGTACACCGCCTCGCTGGGCGAGTCCCTGGCCGACATCATCGCCGAGAGCATGGACGAGCTCGACGAGCACGCGCGGACCGGCCGGCCGGTCGACGGCGGCTACCAGATGATGACGATCACCAACCAGGCCGTCGTCCAGGTGCTCTTCGGCGGCCACATCTCCCGCGACACCGCCGAGCGGCTCATCCCGGAGTTCGCCACCTGCGCCACGTCGATCCACTTCCGGCTGCTGCTGCCCTTCGCCCCGTACTCCGTCAGGGTGCCCGGTGACCGCAGGTTCCTGGCCGCCGTGAAGAAGATCGACGACATCGTCCTGCCGATCATCGAGCGGACCGGCGCCGAGGCGGACACCGGCGCCAAGGAGGTCGTCTCGGCGCTGATGCGGGCCCGCGTCGGGCAGGACGGCCGGGCGGACGTGGGGCAGATCCGCGACGACCTGGTCAACGTCTACGGCGCGGCCACCGAGACCACGGCGATGTCGCTGACCTGGCTGTGGGCCGTGCTGCACGAGAACCCCGAGGTCAACGACAGGCTGCACCAGGAGATCGACGACGTGGTGGGCGACGGCCCGGTCCGGCCCGCGCACGTGCCCCGGCTCACCTTCCTGCGCATGGTCCTGCAGGAGGTGCTGCGCGTCCATCCGCCCGGCTGGATCATCCCCCGGCAGGCCGTGGCGGACACCGAGATCGGCGGGGTCCGGATCAAGGCGGGCTCGCAGGTGCTGGTCAGCCCCTACACGACGCACCGGCTGCCGGAGTTCTGGGACCGGCCGCACGAGTTCGACCCGGAACGCTGGTCACCCGAACGCGAGGAGCGCCGCCACCCGTTCGCCTTCCTCCCCTTCGGCGGCGGCCCGCACGTCTGCCTCGGCCGGCACCTGTACTACCTGGAGGCCCCGCTGGTGATCGCCAACGTCCTGAGCAGGTACCGCCAGGTGCTCACCAACCCGCAGCGGCTCACCCCCGTCCCCGGGGCGTCGGTGCGGCCGAAGGAGAAGCTCATGCTCCGGCTGACGCCGAAGCGGCCCGCGGCGGGGCTCGCATGA
- a CDS encoding prenyltransferase/squalene oxidase repeat-containing protein — translation MTVGEVAARDAEDLVAAANELVTGMMFRPWGHVSVSVYETGRLVSLAPWLAGHPERLGYLLATQGPDGMWGAPDGYGLVPTLSATEAILAALRRGDPDTAPDALREAAGRGLRALAPCLAGDAGLPDMPAIEHIVPSLVTLINRHAAGLPEVEPLPLPEGMRHDTLDLIRARVSSGAEVPEKLLHALEIAGPAAAGAPAIVPTPIGTVGASPAATAAWLGDPAARDPHEPARAHLEAVVSRHGGPVPVGLPITVFERGWVLSWLLRAGVSVDVPPEMVADLRAAIGPTGAAAGPGLPADADTTSVALYALALLGVPYEPDSLWAFHTGTHFSTWPGEEGRSVSVNAHVLDAFGRYVACRPEAGARYGQAVADIAAWIRDRQEPDGSWADRWHASPYYAAASCALALDEFGGEVSAGAVRATVDWVLATQRPDGSWGRWAATAEETAYAMQVLLLTRWRSDPRATRAVSRGLACLRRSAGEEHPALWHDKDLYAPIAVVRAAIIAAAHLARRT, via the coding sequence ATGACCGTCGGGGAGGTCGCCGCCCGGGACGCCGAGGACCTGGTGGCGGCCGCGAACGAGCTGGTGACCGGCATGATGTTCCGGCCCTGGGGGCACGTCTCGGTGTCGGTCTACGAGACGGGCCGGCTGGTCTCGCTGGCTCCCTGGCTGGCGGGGCACCCCGAGCGGCTCGGCTACCTGCTGGCCACGCAGGGACCCGACGGCATGTGGGGAGCTCCCGACGGGTACGGGCTCGTGCCCACGCTGAGCGCCACCGAGGCCATCCTCGCGGCGCTGCGCCGCGGCGACCCGGACACGGCCCCCGACGCCCTGCGGGAAGCGGCGGGGCGCGGCCTGCGCGCGCTGGCCCCCTGCCTGGCGGGCGACGCCGGCCTGCCCGACATGCCGGCGATCGAGCACATCGTGCCCTCGCTCGTCACCCTCATCAACCGGCACGCGGCCGGCCTGCCCGAGGTCGAGCCGCTGCCGCTGCCCGAGGGGATGCGACACGACACTCTCGACCTGATCAGGGCGAGAGTGTCGTCCGGGGCGGAGGTGCCGGAGAAGCTGCTGCACGCGCTGGAGATCGCCGGCCCGGCCGCCGCGGGCGCGCCCGCGATCGTGCCGACGCCCATCGGCACCGTCGGGGCCTCACCGGCGGCGACGGCGGCCTGGCTGGGTGACCCGGCGGCGCGCGACCCGCACGAGCCGGCCCGCGCCCACCTGGAGGCGGTCGTCAGCAGGCACGGCGGCCCGGTGCCCGTCGGCCTGCCCATCACGGTGTTCGAGCGGGGCTGGGTGCTGAGCTGGCTGCTGCGCGCCGGGGTGAGCGTCGACGTGCCGCCGGAGATGGTGGCGGACCTCAGGGCCGCGATCGGCCCCACCGGGGCCGCCGCCGGGCCGGGCCTGCCCGCCGACGCCGACACGACGTCGGTGGCGCTGTACGCGCTGGCGCTGCTCGGCGTGCCGTACGAGCCGGACAGCCTGTGGGCCTTCCACACCGGCACCCACTTCTCCACGTGGCCGGGCGAGGAGGGCAGGTCGGTCAGCGTCAACGCGCACGTGCTCGACGCCTTCGGCCGGTACGTGGCCTGCCGGCCGGAGGCCGGGGCCCGCTACGGCCAGGCCGTCGCCGACATCGCGGCCTGGATCAGGGATCGGCAGGAGCCGGACGGGAGCTGGGCCGACCGGTGGCACGCCTCGCCGTACTACGCGGCGGCGAGCTGCGCGCTGGCGCTCGACGAGTTCGGCGGCGAGGTGTCGGCCGGCGCGGTGCGCGCGACCGTCGACTGGGTGCTGGCCACGCAGCGGCCGGACGGCTCCTGGGGACGCTGGGCGGCCACCGCGGAGGAGACCGCGTACGCGATGCAGGTCCTGCTGCTGACCCGGTGGCGGAGCGATCCACGGGCCACGCGGGCGGTGAGCCGCGGTCTGGCCTGTCTGCGGCGCTCGGCCGGCGAGGAGCATCCCGCCCTCTGGCACGACAAGGACCTGTACGCGCCGATCGCCGTGGTCCGGGCCGCGATCATCGCCGCGGCGCACCTCGCCCGGCGGACCTAG
- a CDS encoding terpene synthase family protein: protein MTGPNPQSYFAIRNDLADNLLKGSHQLAGVPEASRGAVLRAALDAVPEAAGLLRPYPVLYADGESSASRLAFSCLSAAATFPEAGRDQIADLGALTAILFGVDDIADGIAGEWSADEFAAFVERLCVGAAGEPAAPETADGPVGQVLAAWAGWCARFHTYRGAAAHAGVLARRLELAGAAMARERAWAAGAQEWPSYADYLDCGLLTILYPTWWAAALAVRGPEPADPGHWAVIEPATHLGASCMRLANDLRTFEREKAEGKPNSIGILQRRGMSAAEAVERVTGHIDELDAAFRAALAELPAELAEIADGQLRSVSFNGRWYLARDTHAYSVRELTGDAQAHDGR, encoded by the coding sequence GTGACCGGTCCGAACCCCCAGAGTTACTTCGCCATCCGCAACGACCTCGCCGACAACCTGCTGAAGGGCTCCCACCAGCTCGCCGGTGTGCCCGAGGCGAGCCGCGGCGCCGTCCTGAGAGCCGCGCTGGACGCCGTGCCGGAAGCCGCCGGGCTGCTGCGCCCCTACCCGGTCCTGTACGCCGACGGCGAGAGCTCGGCCAGCAGGCTCGCGTTCAGCTGCCTGTCGGCCGCGGCGACCTTCCCCGAGGCCGGCCGTGACCAGATCGCGGACCTCGGGGCGCTGACCGCGATCCTGTTCGGCGTCGACGACATCGCCGACGGCATCGCGGGGGAGTGGTCCGCCGACGAGTTCGCGGCGTTCGTGGAGCGGCTGTGCGTGGGCGCCGCGGGCGAGCCGGCCGCGCCGGAGACCGCCGACGGGCCGGTGGGCCAGGTCCTGGCCGCCTGGGCGGGATGGTGCGCCCGGTTCCACACCTATCGGGGCGCGGCGGCCCACGCGGGGGTGCTCGCCCGCCGGTTGGAGCTCGCGGGCGCGGCGATGGCCCGCGAGCGGGCCTGGGCGGCCGGAGCACAGGAGTGGCCGTCGTACGCCGACTACCTGGACTGCGGCCTGCTCACCATCCTCTACCCCACCTGGTGGGCCGCCGCGCTGGCCGTCCGCGGGCCGGAGCCGGCCGACCCGGGGCACTGGGCCGTGATCGAGCCCGCCACCCACCTCGGCGCGTCCTGCATGCGGCTGGCCAACGATCTCAGGACCTTCGAGCGGGAGAAGGCCGAGGGCAAGCCCAACTCCATCGGCATCCTGCAACGCCGCGGCATGAGCGCCGCCGAGGCGGTGGAGCGGGTCACCGGCCACATCGACGAGCTCGACGCGGCCTTCCGGGCGGCGCTGGCCGAGCTCCCCGCCGAACTGGCGGAGATCGCCGACGGGCAGCTCAGGAGCGTGTCGTTCAACGGCCGCTGGTACCTCGCCCGCGACACCCACGCCTACAGCGTGCGCGAGCTGACCGGCGACGCGCAGGCCCACGACGGCCGGTAG